A part of Phytoactinopolyspora mesophila genomic DNA contains:
- a CDS encoding GlxA family transcriptional regulator yields the protein MPVVGIALHEDSMLYETAIAAEVFGVDRRDLSPSGVWYELIACTPDGSPARWLPNFQTEGLAALAEADTVIVPSTSVLHGQPNPALLDALRLAYAGGARIAALCTGSFVLAAAGLLDGRTATTHWMHAEELARLHPGIDVRADVLYVDDGQVLTSAGKTAALDLCLHLVHLDHGAAAANGLARRLVVPSHRPGGQAQFITPPADPRVTDQLGPALDWARAHLDKPLTVQELARRAGLSTRQLARRMLAETGFAPLTWLHHQRITRAQDLLERTGASVEQIAAQSGMGTAATLRRHFQRAVGVSPTAYRTAFRI from the coding sequence ATGCCAGTGGTCGGAATCGCTCTTCACGAGGACTCGATGCTCTACGAGACCGCGATCGCCGCCGAAGTCTTCGGCGTGGATCGCCGCGACCTGTCACCCTCGGGGGTGTGGTACGAGCTGATCGCCTGCACTCCTGACGGCAGCCCAGCCCGATGGTTGCCCAACTTTCAGACCGAAGGCCTGGCGGCACTCGCCGAGGCCGACACCGTCATCGTTCCATCAACCAGCGTCCTCCACGGGCAGCCGAATCCTGCCTTGTTGGACGCGCTACGCCTCGCGTACGCGGGGGGAGCGCGAATCGCCGCGCTGTGCACGGGGTCGTTCGTGCTCGCCGCGGCAGGATTGCTGGATGGGCGTACCGCGACCACACACTGGATGCATGCCGAGGAGCTGGCCCGGCTCCATCCCGGGATCGATGTCCGAGCCGACGTGCTCTACGTCGACGACGGACAGGTGCTGACCTCCGCCGGCAAAACCGCGGCGCTCGACTTGTGCCTCCACCTGGTACACCTCGACCACGGCGCCGCCGCGGCCAACGGATTGGCGCGTCGCCTCGTGGTTCCCTCACACCGGCCTGGCGGGCAAGCGCAGTTCATCACTCCGCCGGCTGATCCGCGGGTCACCGATCAGCTCGGCCCGGCACTGGACTGGGCCCGTGCTCACCTCGACAAACCTCTCACTGTCCAGGAACTCGCCCGCCGGGCGGGCCTGAGTACCCGGCAGCTGGCCCGCCGGATGCTGGCCGAAACCGGGTTCGCTCCACTGACCTGGCTCCATCACCAGCGGATCACCAGGGCCCAAGACCTTCTCGAGCGCACCGGCGCCTCCGTCGAGCAGATCGCCGCTCAGTCTGGGATGGGCACCGCTGCCACCCTGCGACGACACTTCCAGCGCGCCGTCGGCGTCAGCCCAACCGCCTATCGCACGGCCTTCCGCATCTGA
- a CDS encoding peptidylprolyl isomerase, giving the protein MPVPTRATYAALAGIGLLVLSACGNGDDSTAATVNGTEISAEDVEAQSEIIAENPATQQQMEGADEEQVEQQLNADALSQLIFEIVMTDGAAELGVEVTDDDVTQTTEEIAMQFGGEDAMYEELEEQGLDRDEVDRQLRFAALQDAIMVELGAGVDDEAVEEAYAEGTPARHILVEDEDEANEVFDRIDGGEDFAEVAQETSLDGSAEAGGDLGFIQPGMTVTEFEEALFAADEGEVVGPVQSDFGYHVIQRLEKPEFEEVQDELRANLEQVSMQEGQMAFQDFITEQLQAADVDVDPEYGEWNAEMGQVMPDDPVQPPQPEQPLPEDLDDLDLEDLDLEDLEDPEDSDD; this is encoded by the coding sequence GTGCCTGTTCCCACCCGTGCCACCTATGCCGCCCTGGCTGGAATCGGTCTTCTCGTGCTCAGCGCCTGTGGAAACGGTGACGATTCCACGGCAGCCACCGTGAACGGCACCGAGATCTCGGCTGAAGACGTCGAGGCCCAGTCCGAGATCATCGCCGAGAATCCCGCAACCCAGCAACAGATGGAAGGCGCGGACGAGGAGCAGGTCGAGCAGCAGCTCAACGCCGACGCGCTGAGCCAGCTGATCTTCGAGATCGTCATGACGGACGGCGCGGCCGAGCTGGGTGTCGAGGTCACCGACGACGACGTCACACAGACCACCGAAGAGATCGCCATGCAGTTCGGTGGCGAAGACGCCATGTACGAGGAGCTTGAGGAGCAGGGCCTCGATCGCGACGAGGTCGACCGCCAGCTGCGGTTCGCCGCATTGCAGGACGCGATCATGGTGGAGCTCGGTGCCGGCGTCGACGACGAGGCCGTCGAGGAGGCGTACGCCGAAGGCACGCCGGCCAGGCACATCCTCGTCGAGGACGAGGACGAGGCCAACGAGGTCTTCGACCGGATCGACGGAGGTGAGGATTTCGCGGAGGTTGCTCAAGAGACTTCGCTCGACGGTAGCGCCGAGGCCGGTGGCGACCTCGGTTTCATCCAGCCCGGCATGACCGTGACGGAGTTCGAGGAGGCGCTGTTCGCCGCTGACGAAGGCGAAGTGGTCGGCCCGGTCCAGAGCGACTTCGGATACCACGTGATCCAGCGGCTCGAGAAGCCCGAATTCGAAGAAGTGCAGGACGAACTCCGCGCCAACCTCGAGCAGGTCAGCATGCAAGAAGGCCAGATGGCGTTCCAGGATTTCATCACCGAGCAACTGCAGGCGGCCGACGTCGACGTCGACCCCGAGTACGGCGAGTGGAACGCCGAGATGGGTCAGGTCATGCCCGACGACCCCGTCCAGCCCCCGCAACCGGAGCAGCCGCTACCCGAGGATCTCGATGACCTCGACCTCGAGGATCTCGACCTCGAAGACCTCGAGGATCCCGAAGACTCCGACGACTGA
- a CDS encoding MaoC/PaaZ C-terminal domain-containing protein: protein MNVVSPRSPRETPPDLAVGEVVAERVYALTRNDLIRYAGASGDFNPIHWNQRIAASMGMPGVIGHGMLTMALAGRLLTDWLGDPGAVIEYGVRFSKPVVVPDDDVGIKVHVKATITAVRDDGVREITLEALVDDNKVLTRARALVRGSSS, encoded by the coding sequence ATGAACGTGGTTTCTCCCCGCTCACCACGCGAGACACCCCCGGACCTGGCCGTCGGCGAGGTCGTGGCCGAACGCGTCTATGCGCTGACCCGCAACGACCTCATCCGCTACGCCGGTGCTTCGGGCGACTTCAACCCCATTCACTGGAACCAGCGGATCGCGGCGTCTATGGGTATGCCGGGCGTCATCGGCCACGGCATGCTGACCATGGCGCTCGCCGGGAGGCTGCTGACCGACTGGCTCGGAGATCCGGGGGCCGTCATCGAATACGGCGTCCGCTTCTCCAAACCGGTCGTGGTGCCGGATGACGACGTCGGGATCAAAGTCCACGTGAAGGCGACGATCACGGCTGTGCGCGACGACGGCGTGCGCGAGATCACCCTCGAAGCGCTGGTGGACGACAACAAGGTGCTGACGCGGGCTCGGGCGCTGGTCAGGGGTTCGTCGTCGTAG
- a CDS encoding saccharopine dehydrogenase family protein, whose translation MDRKVLVYGAYGHTGRFVVAELLRRGFLPVLSGRNQAALEALSGRFPGSEIRPATIDDEASLRDAVGGVSVVVNCAGPFLDTAISVATAAVGAGVHYLDVAAEQAAVQGVYRAHEDLGWPADVAVIPAMAFYGGLADLLASAVMGDWDTVDRISVAVGLDRWWPTQGTRITGRRNTAARLVVDHGRLIPAPAPPPVLHWDFPGAIGPQTVVGTPFTEIITMTRHLNASQIDTYLTTNALEDILDPATPAPRAVDDSGRSAQQFVVDVVLRRGEQQRRISAEGRDIYAVTAPLVVEAVQRLSDGRTQISGAAAPGEVFDPADFLGALSPRHLTIRPH comes from the coding sequence ATGGACAGAAAAGTGCTGGTGTACGGCGCCTACGGACATACCGGTCGGTTCGTGGTCGCCGAGTTGCTGCGACGCGGGTTTCTGCCGGTTTTATCCGGGCGGAACCAAGCTGCCCTCGAGGCACTCAGCGGCCGCTTCCCCGGATCGGAGATACGCCCAGCGACTATCGACGACGAGGCGTCGCTGCGGGACGCCGTCGGCGGCGTCTCAGTGGTCGTGAACTGCGCGGGCCCGTTCCTGGACACGGCTATTTCGGTAGCGACTGCCGCCGTCGGCGCCGGGGTCCATTACCTAGACGTCGCCGCGGAGCAGGCAGCGGTCCAAGGCGTCTACCGCGCTCACGAGGACCTCGGGTGGCCAGCCGATGTCGCCGTGATCCCGGCCATGGCGTTCTACGGTGGGCTGGCTGACCTCCTTGCATCCGCCGTCATGGGCGACTGGGACACGGTCGATCGGATCAGCGTCGCGGTCGGGCTGGACCGATGGTGGCCCACCCAAGGCACGAGGATCACGGGCCGGCGCAACACCGCGGCCCGCCTCGTCGTCGACCACGGCCGGCTGATACCCGCCCCAGCACCACCTCCGGTCCTGCACTGGGACTTTCCGGGCGCCATCGGGCCGCAGACCGTTGTCGGGACCCCCTTCACTGAGATCATCACGATGACCCGCCACTTGAACGCGTCCCAGATCGACACCTACCTGACGACGAACGCGCTGGAAGACATCCTGGATCCAGCAACGCCGGCCCCGCGTGCCGTTGACGACTCCGGCAGATCGGCCCAGCAATTCGTCGTGGACGTCGTCCTACGCCGCGGGGAACAACAACGCCGGATCTCAGCCGAAGGCCGCGACATCTACGCCGTCACCGCGCCCCTCGTGGTGGAAGCGGTCCAGCGACTCAGCGACGGCCGGACGCAGATATCGGGCGCGGCCGCGCCCGGTGAGGTCTTCGACCCCGCCGACTTCTTGGGCGCACTCAGCCCGCGCCACCTGACGATCCGCCCCCACTAG
- a CDS encoding helix-turn-helix transcriptional regulator: MRADRLVSLVLLLRQRGRLSAAMLARELEVSTRTVLRDIEALSAAGVPVYAERGRNGGFALLPDFRTDLTGLNNDEALALLIAGSRRGTQAFGLGSALASAMHKVVDALPESHRGTAADVAERLLVDPETDLLSRRLVAEELPDTIVAEVRSAVFAGHKLRIHYAATDQEPKWRTVDPIGLVTVRDRGYLLAKRSGADRTYRLSRVLAAEELNEPAQRPSEVDLDRIWQERSARFRAGGDQVTVLVRVHPARREDLVDTAVAILAEETDADGWRRLEVTFQDSRHAEWALWQLSTNAEALDPEWLRAAVGARAAALAARYGVSS; encoded by the coding sequence ATGCGCGCCGACCGGTTGGTCTCGCTGGTTCTGCTGCTGCGTCAGCGCGGCCGGCTGTCCGCGGCGATGCTGGCCCGCGAGCTCGAGGTATCCACGCGCACGGTGCTGCGCGACATCGAGGCGCTCTCCGCGGCCGGCGTCCCCGTCTACGCTGAACGCGGCCGGAACGGCGGGTTCGCTTTGCTGCCCGATTTCCGGACCGACCTCACCGGGCTCAACAACGACGAGGCCCTAGCCCTGCTGATCGCTGGGTCGCGGCGTGGCACGCAGGCATTCGGGCTCGGCTCAGCGCTCGCCTCGGCCATGCACAAGGTGGTGGACGCGTTGCCCGAGAGCCATCGAGGCACTGCTGCCGACGTGGCCGAACGATTGCTCGTCGACCCGGAGACCGACCTTCTCTCGCGCCGGCTGGTCGCGGAGGAGCTACCTGACACCATTGTGGCCGAAGTCCGCAGCGCGGTGTTCGCCGGACACAAGCTGCGCATCCACTACGCGGCCACGGACCAGGAACCGAAATGGCGCACGGTGGACCCGATCGGCCTGGTCACCGTACGCGACCGGGGCTACTTGCTGGCTAAGAGATCCGGAGCGGACCGCACCTACCGGCTGTCGCGGGTACTGGCTGCTGAGGAACTCAACGAACCAGCACAGCGACCAAGCGAGGTCGATCTGGACCGGATCTGGCAGGAACGCAGCGCGCGGTTCCGGGCCGGCGGTGACCAAGTCACCGTGCTGGTACGAGTGCATCCGGCCAGGCGAGAGGACCTGGTGGACACCGCGGTGGCCATCCTCGCCGAGGAGACCGACGCGGACGGCTGGCGGCGCCTCGAGGTCACCTTCCAAGATTCGAGACACGCTGAATGGGCGCTGTGGCAGCTCTCCACGAACGCCGAAGCGCTCGATCCGGAATGGTTGCGCGCCGCCGTGGGTGCCCGCGCCGCAGCGCTCGCCGCCCGCTACGGAGTGTCATCTTGA
- a CDS encoding RidA family protein has translation MEKAAVNPWTWSSELGYNQGEIVSGHTRTLYCSGQTAMSGDGKPQHPGDMAAQLALSLNNLEAVLSEADMALTNLVRLNVYTTDVDLLFQHYGVLASRLGAAGVAPTTTMLGVTRLAIPVLMVELEGTALA, from the coding sequence ATGGAAAAAGCGGCGGTCAATCCGTGGACATGGTCGTCGGAGCTGGGATACAACCAAGGTGAGATCGTCTCCGGGCACACCCGGACCCTGTACTGCTCCGGACAGACCGCGATGAGCGGCGACGGCAAACCCCAACATCCCGGCGACATGGCAGCCCAGCTGGCGCTGAGCCTCAACAACCTCGAGGCAGTCCTCAGCGAAGCCGACATGGCCCTCACCAACCTCGTCCGGCTCAACGTCTACACCACCGACGTCGATCTACTCTTCCAGCACTACGGCGTACTGGCGTCCCGGTTGGGTGCCGCCGGGGTAGCGCCAACCACCACTATGCTCGGGGTGACCCGGTTGGCAATCCCCGTCCTGATGGTCGAGCTGGAGGGAACCGCCCTCGCCTAG
- a CDS encoding glycoside hydrolase family 32 protein, which translates to MLAPRPRAHLTAPSGWLNDPNGLIHWRGEYHVFYQYNPFSTSWDVPHWGHAVSTDLVTWRQLPIALRPTPGGPDADGCFSGCMVDDGGDGPLAVYTGVRNSDGGEVQSTCLARATDGLRQLVPHRSNPVVAGPPDAEATEGFRDPFVWREDDGWHQLVGSGSRETGGIVYHYRSADLVDWEYAGVFHRGLASLGDPMDTGVMWECPQLVRSADADVLIVSVHDHLDIGRRKVVGFSGRRVGDGFKESGIDLVDHGSAFYAPAVTVDGVGRTLMWGWIQETQSPAGQAQQGWSGALTLPREVWIDETGGLRSRPVAEAAGLRHRVLLDEHVELGSGNRADVLANAGHAWIELTVDLRHADSVELHVLSDPSGRESTTLSYDRVAAELVLDRSTSTLSPEAITVAERAPLTVHDGVLRLDVIVDGSTIEIFAQDRVALTSRCYPALPESTGVAISAPSGSVAADIKIWELRSVI; encoded by the coding sequence ATGCTCGCTCCCCGACCGCGTGCCCATCTGACCGCGCCTTCCGGCTGGCTCAACGACCCAAACGGGCTGATTCACTGGCGCGGCGAGTATCACGTCTTCTATCAGTACAACCCGTTCTCGACGTCTTGGGACGTCCCACATTGGGGACACGCAGTCAGTACCGACCTTGTGACCTGGCGGCAGCTGCCTATCGCACTCCGGCCGACGCCAGGCGGTCCGGACGCCGACGGCTGTTTCTCCGGTTGCATGGTCGACGACGGTGGCGACGGTCCGCTGGCTGTCTACACCGGCGTTCGCAACAGTGATGGCGGAGAGGTCCAGTCCACGTGCCTCGCGCGGGCGACCGACGGTCTCCGACAGCTCGTGCCGCACCGGTCGAACCCGGTCGTCGCAGGGCCTCCGGATGCCGAAGCCACTGAGGGCTTCCGGGATCCTTTCGTCTGGCGGGAGGATGACGGCTGGCACCAGCTCGTAGGTTCCGGCAGCCGTGAGACCGGCGGGATCGTGTACCACTATCGGTCCGCCGACCTGGTCGACTGGGAGTACGCCGGGGTGTTCCACCGCGGACTCGCCAGCCTCGGCGATCCGATGGACACCGGGGTGATGTGGGAGTGCCCGCAGTTGGTCCGCAGCGCCGACGCCGATGTCCTCATCGTCTCCGTCCACGACCACCTCGACATCGGTCGACGGAAGGTGGTGGGCTTCTCGGGCCGGCGCGTCGGCGACGGGTTCAAGGAGTCCGGCATCGATCTGGTAGACCACGGATCCGCCTTCTACGCGCCCGCTGTAACCGTCGACGGGGTCGGCCGCACGCTGATGTGGGGGTGGATCCAGGAGACACAGTCGCCGGCCGGACAGGCGCAGCAGGGCTGGTCCGGGGCCCTCACGTTGCCGAGAGAGGTGTGGATCGACGAGACGGGGGGCCTGCGTAGCCGCCCGGTAGCGGAGGCGGCGGGTCTGCGCCACCGTGTCCTCTTGGATGAGCACGTTGAGTTGGGGTCGGGCAATCGGGCTGACGTGCTGGCAAACGCCGGGCACGCGTGGATCGAGCTGACCGTAGATCTTCGACACGCCGACAGCGTGGAGCTGCACGTCCTCAGTGATCCGTCCGGACGCGAATCGACGACGCTGAGCTATGACCGCGTGGCGGCCGAACTCGTACTCGACCGGAGCACGTCGACGCTGTCGCCCGAGGCCATAACGGTAGCTGAACGGGCACCGCTCACCGTCCACGACGGCGTGCTGCGCCTGGACGTCATCGTCGACGGATCGACGATCGAGATCTTCGCCCAGGATCGCGTTGCGCTGACCAGCAGGTGTTATCCCGCCTTGCCAGAGAGCACCGGGGTCGCCATCAGCGCGCCGAGCGGGTCCGTGGCCGCCGACATCAAGATCTGGGAGCTCCGGTCGGTCATCTGA